Proteins co-encoded in one Paracoccus aestuarii genomic window:
- a CDS encoding CAP domain-containing protein translates to MVRPALAAASLFALTACQGVTIPAMTAPTPPVEQALATECRGDEQAGMRLSQSVNAARLAEGKRDLATDARLDRIALAHACDMARTGRADVAGSNGSNVVDRARSVGYPTCGVVQLVGTGAGPEAVVGAWLVPGPQREQVLGQLSYQIGSGVARGADGRLWHSTVLGNNCR, encoded by the coding sequence ATGGTCCGTCCCGCCCTTGCCGCCGCCAGCCTGTTCGCCCTGACCGCCTGCCAAGGCGTCACCATCCCCGCGATGACCGCGCCCACGCCGCCGGTCGAACAGGCGCTGGCCACGGAATGCCGGGGCGACGAACAGGCCGGGATGCGCCTGTCGCAATCGGTGAACGCGGCCCGCCTGGCCGAGGGCAAGCGCGACCTGGCCACGGATGCGCGGTTGGACCGGATCGCGCTGGCCCATGCCTGCGACATGGCCCGCACGGGGCGGGCCGATGTCGCGGGGTCCAACGGATCGAACGTGGTCGATCGGGCGCGGTCCGTCGGCTATCCGACCTGCGGGGTGGTCCAGCTGGTCGGCACCGGCGCCGGCCCCGAGGCGGTGGTCGGTGCCTGGCTGGTGCCGGGGCCGCAGCGCGAACAGGTGCTGGGCCAGCTGAGCTATCAGATCGGCAGCGGCGTGGCGCGCGGTGCCGATGGCCGGTTGTGGCACAGCACCGTGCTGGGGAACAACTGCCGCTGA
- the guaA gene encoding glutamine-hydrolyzing GMP synthase — protein MTQHQRLLIIDFGSQVTQLIARRLRELNVYCEIHPFNTLTDQILRDMAPKAIILSGGPASVTDDASPRAPQAVFEMGVPVFGICYGQQVMMAQLGGAVEAGHHAEYGRAFIAPAPGHKGDGIFAGLFATGREEVWMSHGDRVTRLAPGFEVIGTSPNAPIAMIADESRQFYGVQFHPEVHHTPNGRTMLENFVRLAGFTGDWTMASYKDEAIRKIREQVGDRKVICGLSGGVDSSVAAVLIHEAIGDQLTCVFVDHGLLRLNEGEDVVKMFRDNYNIPLIHANESDLFLGALEGVSDPEVKRKTIGRLFVDVFQKYASQIEGADFLAQGTLYPDVIESVSFSGGPSVTIKSHHNVGGLPEKMGLKLVEPLRELFKDEVRELGRELGLPESFIGRHPFPGPGLAIRCPGEITREKLEILRKADAVFIDQIRKHGLYDEIWQAFVAILPVRTVGVMGDGRTYDFACALRAVTSVDGMTADYFPFTHDFLGETATRIINEVKGINRCTYDITSKPPGTIEWE, from the coding sequence ATGACCCAGCACCAGCGCCTTCTGATCATCGACTTCGGCAGCCAGGTGACGCAGCTGATCGCGCGTCGCCTGCGGGAACTGAACGTCTATTGCGAAATCCACCCGTTCAACACGCTGACCGACCAGATCCTGCGGGACATGGCCCCCAAGGCCATCATCCTGTCGGGCGGTCCGGCCAGCGTCACGGACGATGCCAGCCCCCGCGCGCCCCAGGCCGTGTTCGAGATGGGCGTCCCCGTCTTCGGCATCTGCTATGGCCAGCAGGTCATGATGGCCCAGCTGGGCGGCGCGGTCGAGGCGGGCCACCATGCCGAATACGGCCGCGCCTTCATCGCCCCCGCCCCCGGCCACAAGGGCGACGGCATCTTCGCGGGCCTCTTCGCCACTGGCCGCGAGGAGGTCTGGATGAGCCATGGCGACCGCGTCACGCGGCTGGCCCCCGGCTTCGAGGTGATCGGCACCTCGCCCAACGCGCCCATCGCGATGATCGCCGACGAATCGCGCCAGTTCTACGGCGTCCAGTTCCACCCGGAGGTGCATCACACCCCGAACGGCCGCACCATGCTGGAGAACTTCGTCCGGCTGGCGGGCTTCACCGGCGACTGGACCATGGCCTCCTACAAAGACGAAGCGATCCGCAAGATCCGCGAGCAGGTGGGCGACCGCAAGGTCATCTGCGGCCTGTCGGGCGGGGTCGACAGCTCGGTCGCCGCGGTGCTGATCCACGAGGCGATCGGCGATCAGCTGACCTGCGTCTTCGTCGATCACGGCCTTCTGCGCCTGAACGAGGGCGAGGATGTCGTGAAGATGTTCCGCGACAATTACAACATCCCGCTGATCCACGCGAACGAAAGCGACCTGTTCCTGGGCGCGCTGGAGGGCGTCAGCGACCCCGAGGTCAAGCGCAAGACCATCGGCCGGCTGTTCGTCGACGTGTTCCAGAAATACGCAAGCCAGATCGAGGGCGCGGATTTCCTGGCGCAAGGCACGCTCTATCCCGACGTGATCGAAAGCGTCAGCTTCTCGGGTGGCCCCTCGGTCACGATCAAGTCGCACCACAACGTGGGCGGCCTGCCCGAGAAGATGGGCCTGAAGCTGGTGGAGCCGCTGCGCGAGCTGTTCAAGGACGAGGTCCGCGAACTGGGCCGCGAACTGGGCCTGCCCGAAAGCTTCATCGGCCGCCACCCCTTCCCCGGCCCGGGCCTGGCCATCCGCTGCCCCGGAGAGATCACCCGCGAAAAGCTGGAGATCCTGCGCAAGGCCGATGCGGTCTTCATCGACCAGATCCGCAAGCATGGTCTCTACGACGAGATCTGGCAGGCCTTCGTGGCGATCCTGCCCGTCCGCACCGTGGGCGTGATGGGCGACGGGCGGACCTATGATTTCGCCTGCGCGCTCAGGGCGGTGACCTCGGTCGACGGGATGACGGCGGATTACTTTCCCTTCACCCATGATTTCCTGGGCGAGACCGCGACGCGGATCATCAACGAGGTCAAGGGCATCAACCGCTGCACCTATGACATCACCTCCAAGCCTCCGGGCACGATCGAATGGGAATGA
- a CDS encoding cryptochrome/photolyase family protein, translating into MPRLILVLGDQLSHDIAALREAEPGDIIVMAEVMDEASYVRHHPQKIAFLFAAMRKFAAELRGKGLTVAYSTLDDPENSQKIGGELLRRAAEHGASEVIATEPGEWRLITILTYLPITVHQRPDDRFLSSHAEFAAWAEGRKELRMEWFYREMRRKTGLLMDGDTPEGGQWNYDHDNRKPARADLLRQGPPRFEPDAVTAEVLDLVEARFPDNFGRLRPFSYATDRKGALKVLRHFIDHSLDEFGPYQDAMLQDDPFLHHSILSPYINAGLLSPREVCEAVARAYADGKVRLNSAEGYIRQILGWREYMRGIYFLEGPDYTSRNVLGHDRDLPPLYWGGKTRMNCLAQAVGQTRDHAYAHHIQRLMITGNFALLAGCDPHQVHEWYLEVYVDAYEWVEAPNVIGMSQFADGGVVGSKPYVSSGNYINKMSDYCKHCSYKVSAKTGKDACPFNLLYWDFLARHRERFEGNPRIGRIYGTWDRMDADRRKTIRTEAADFLRTLDAGDPV; encoded by the coding sequence ATGCCGCGTCTGATCCTGGTCCTGGGCGACCAGCTGTCCCATGACATCGCCGCCCTGCGCGAGGCCGAACCCGGCGACATCATCGTCATGGCCGAGGTGATGGACGAGGCCAGCTATGTCCGCCACCATCCCCAGAAGATCGCCTTCCTCTTCGCCGCGATGCGCAAATTCGCGGCCGAGCTGCGCGGCAAGGGCCTGACGGTCGCCTACAGCACGCTGGACGACCCCGAGAACAGCCAGAAGATCGGGGGCGAATTGCTGCGCCGGGCCGCCGAACACGGCGCCTCCGAGGTGATCGCGACCGAGCCGGGCGAATGGCGGCTGATCACCATCCTGACCTATCTGCCGATCACCGTCCATCAGCGCCCCGACGACCGGTTCCTGTCCAGCCATGCCGAATTCGCGGCCTGGGCCGAGGGCCGCAAGGAATTGCGGATGGAGTGGTTCTATCGCGAGATGCGCCGCAAGACCGGCCTTCTGATGGATGGCGACACCCCCGAGGGCGGCCAGTGGAACTATGACCACGACAACCGCAAGCCCGCCCGTGCCGACCTCCTGCGCCAAGGCCCGCCGCGGTTCGAGCCCGATGCGGTGACCGCCGAGGTGCTGGACCTGGTCGAGGCGCGCTTTCCCGACAATTTCGGCCGCCTGCGCCCGTTCTCCTATGCCACCGACCGCAAGGGCGCGCTGAAGGTGCTGCGCCATTTCATCGACCATTCGCTGGACGAATTCGGCCCCTATCAGGATGCGATGCTGCAGGACGATCCGTTCCTGCACCACTCGATCCTGTCGCCCTATATCAATGCGGGCCTGCTGTCCCCGCGCGAGGTCTGCGAGGCCGTGGCCCGCGCCTATGCCGACGGCAAGGTGCGGCTGAATTCGGCCGAGGGCTATATCCGCCAGATCCTGGGCTGGCGCGAATACATGCGCGGGATCTATTTCCTCGAAGGGCCGGATTACACGTCGCGCAACGTGCTGGGCCATGACCGCGATCTGCCGCCGCTTTATTGGGGCGGGAAGACGCGGATGAACTGCCTGGCGCAGGCGGTGGGGCAGACGCGCGACCATGCCTATGCCCATCACATCCAGCGCCTGATGATCACCGGCAATTTCGCCCTGCTGGCCGGCTGCGATCCGCATCAGGTCCATGAATGGTATCTGGAGGTCTATGTCGACGCGTATGAATGGGTCGAGGCCCCGAACGTCATCGGGATGAGCCAATTCGCCGATGGCGGCGTGGTGGGCAGCAAGCCCTATGTCAGTTCCGGCAATTACATCAACAAGATGTCGGATTACTGCAAGCATTGCAGCTACAAGGTCTCGGCCAAGACGGGCAAGGACGCCTGCCCGTTCAACCTGCTCTATTGGGATTTCCTGGCCCGGCACCGCGAGCGGTTCGAGGGCAATCCCCGCATCGGCCGGATCTATGGGACATGGGACCGGATGGATGCGGACCGCCGCAAGACCATCCGAACTGAGGCTGCGGATTTCCTCAGGACGCTGGACGCGGGCGATCCGGTCTGA
- a CDS encoding GNAT family N-acetyltransferase: MDCACGHHHDGAARDLTGRDLGLMPAPVALHGRLICRDMGQMATALSLLPDHVAASRAEPGCLHFQIDQSDDPMVWTLSELFADDAAFAAHQARSADSPWGRDSRDMGRDFHRYAAPLRLRPEARADLPGLDALLRAAFGGNAEAQLLRDLRQAGDLAASLVAHADGVPVGHAALSPLAAERPALALAPVAVHPALQGRGIGSALVRAALQAAGDHAVVVLGDPAFYARFGFRPADLASPWPGLMIRGDLPAGSAVAHAPAFAGA; this comes from the coding sequence ATGGATTGCGCCTGCGGACATCATCATGACGGCGCGGCGCGCGACCTGACGGGCCGCGATCTGGGGTTGATGCCCGCACCCGTCGCGCTGCACGGGCGGCTGATCTGTCGCGACATGGGCCAGATGGCCACCGCGCTGTCGCTGCTGCCCGATCACGTGGCGGCCAGTCGGGCCGAGCCGGGCTGCCTGCATTTCCAGATCGACCAATCCGACGATCCGATGGTCTGGACCCTGTCCGAGCTCTTCGCCGACGATGCGGCCTTTGCCGCCCATCAGGCTCGCAGCGCGGACAGCCCCTGGGGCCGGGACAGCCGCGACATGGGCCGTGATTTCCACCGTTACGCCGCCCCCCTGCGCCTGCGCCCCGAGGCGCGGGCCGACCTGCCCGGGCTGGACGCCCTGCTGCGCGCGGCCTTCGGCGGCAACGCCGAGGCGCAACTGCTGCGCGATCTGCGGCAGGCGGGCGATCTGGCGGCATCACTGGTGGCCCATGCCGACGGGGTGCCTGTGGGCCATGCCGCCCTGTCGCCCTTGGCGGCCGAACGCCCCGCTCTGGCCTTGGCGCCCGTGGCCGTCCATCCCGCGCTGCAGGGCCGGGGCATCGGGTCGGCGCTGGTCCGCGCCGCGTTGCAAGCTGCGGGCGATCATGCGGTCGTGGTGCTGGGCGATCCGGCCTTCTATGCCCGGTTCGGGTTCCGGCCCGCGGATCTGGCCTCGCCCTGGCCGGGGCTGATGATCCGGGGCGACCTGCCGGCGGGCAGCGCCGTCGCCCATGCCCCGGCCTTCGCGGGGGCGTGA
- a CDS encoding M3 family oligoendopeptidase — MAGMVFDAAEPAKGEFGTLPEWDLTDLYPAPDSPELAADLAALETRTASFAQAYQGRLADLAPAEMLDCIIAYEAIETLSGRIMSYVGLRYYQNTTDPQRAKMLGDYQARLTDMTTPLVFFSLEFNRIPDATYEAVFTAPEGPARYKPAFDRLRAMRPHQLSDELEQFLHDASVVGAAAWNRLFDETMAGLTFEVEGETLGLEATLNLLTDHDRVRREAGARALVAVFQQNVGLFTRIHNTLAKEKAIEDKWRKMPSPQHARHLSNHVEPEVVEALRNAVTAAYPRLSHRYYALKAKWLGLDKLQVWDRNAPLPTETPRLIDWPEAQATVLDAYAGFSPALAELAQPFFDKGWIDAGVKPGKAPGAFAHPTVTTVHPYILLNYLGKPRDVMTLAHELGHGVHQRLAAGQGEMLSSTPLTLAETASVFGEMLTFRALLAKTTDPAQKKALLAGKVEDMINTVVRQIAFYDFECRLHAARAEGELTADDINAIWMAVQHESLGPVFEFMPGYETFWTYVPHFVHSPFYVYAYAFGDGLVNALYAAYEDGLPDFQTKYFEMLKAGGSKHHGELLAPFGLDASDPAFWDKGLSMIEGLIDQLEALKG, encoded by the coding sequence ATGGCAGGCATGGTCTTCGACGCGGCGGAACCGGCAAAGGGCGAATTCGGGACCCTGCCCGAATGGGACCTGACGGACCTCTATCCCGCGCCGGACAGCCCGGAACTGGCCGCCGACCTTGCCGCGCTGGAAACCCGCACCGCCAGCTTTGCCCAGGCCTATCAGGGCCGCCTGGCCGATCTGGCCCCGGCCGAGATGCTGGACTGCATCATCGCCTATGAGGCGATCGAGACCCTGTCGGGCCGCATCATGTCCTATGTCGGGCTGCGCTATTACCAGAACACCACCGATCCGCAGCGCGCCAAGATGCTGGGGGATTACCAAGCCAGGCTGACCGACATGACCACGCCGCTGGTCTTCTTCAGCCTGGAGTTCAACCGCATCCCCGACGCCACCTACGAGGCCGTCTTCACCGCCCCCGAGGGCCCGGCCCGCTACAAGCCCGCCTTCGACCGGCTGCGCGCGATGCGCCCGCACCAGCTGTCGGATGAGCTGGAACAGTTCCTGCACGACGCCTCGGTCGTGGGGGCCGCCGCGTGGAATCGCCTCTTTGACGAGACGATGGCCGGCCTGACCTTCGAAGTCGAGGGCGAGACCTTGGGCCTGGAGGCGACGCTGAACCTCTTGACCGACCATGACCGCGTGCGGCGCGAGGCGGGGGCCCGCGCGCTGGTCGCGGTCTTCCAGCAGAATGTGGGTCTGTTCACGCGCATCCACAACACGCTGGCCAAGGAAAAGGCCATCGAGGACAAATGGCGCAAGATGCCCAGCCCCCAGCATGCGCGCCACCTGTCCAACCATGTCGAACCCGAGGTGGTCGAGGCCCTGCGCAACGCCGTCACCGCCGCCTATCCGCGCCTGTCGCATCGCTATTATGCGCTGAAGGCGAAATGGCTGGGGCTGGACAAGCTGCAGGTCTGGGACCGCAACGCCCCCCTGCCCACGGAAACCCCGCGCCTGATCGACTGGCCCGAGGCGCAGGCCACTGTGCTGGACGCCTATGCCGGTTTCTCGCCCGCGCTGGCCGAATTGGCGCAGCCCTTCTTCGACAAGGGCTGGATCGATGCGGGCGTCAAGCCGGGCAAGGCGCCCGGCGCCTTTGCCCATCCCACGGTGACCACGGTCCATCCCTATATCCTGCTGAACTATCTGGGCAAACCGCGCGACGTGATGACCTTGGCGCATGAGCTGGGCCACGGTGTCCACCAGCGCCTGGCCGCCGGTCAGGGCGAGATGCTGTCATCCACCCCCCTGACCTTGGCCGAGACCGCGTCGGTCTTCGGCGAGATGCTGACCTTCCGCGCGCTGCTGGCCAAGACCACCGATCCCGCCCAGAAGAAGGCCCTGCTGGCCGGCAAGGTCGAGGACATGATCAACACGGTCGTCCGCCAGATCGCGTTTTATGATTTCGAATGCCGCCTGCATGCCGCCCGCGCCGAGGGCGAACTGACCGCCGACGACATCAACGCGATCTGGATGGCGGTCCAGCATGAAAGCCTGGGCCCGGTCTTCGAGTTCATGCCCGGCTACGAGACCTTCTGGACCTATGTGCCGCATTTCGTGCATTCGCCCTTCTACGTCTATGCCTATGCCTTCGGCGACGGGCTGGTGAACGCGCTCTATGCCGCCTATGAGGACGGGCTGCCCGATTTCCAGACCAAGTATTTCGAGATGCTGAAGGCCGGCGGCTCCAAGCATCATGGCGAATTGCTGGCGCCCTTCGGGCTGGATGCGTCCGACCCGGCCTTCTGGGACAAGGGCCTGTCGATGATCGAGGGGCTGATCGACCAGCTGGAAGCCTTAAAGGGCTGA
- a CDS encoding dipeptidase, producing the protein MIKKLLLGVALVLGLAVTAFLLLAPAAVERGLNPVTMPGEGWPVSAEAQALHDRLVIGDWHSDALLWNRNLLNRARQGHTDIPRLQEGNMALQVFTTVTRSPRGQNYDHNDTEAGDNITPLFIAQLRPVRAWFSLRERALVQAEALHRAARRDPDRLRVIQTRDDLARLLEDRAAGATVMGGLLGSEGGHPLEGDLANLDVLHAAGFRLMGLTHFFDNELGGSLHGEGGSGAGLSDFGRQVVDAMMDRGMVIDVTHASPQMVRDVLQIPGTRPVLSHTGIHGHCPSPRNLPDDLVRDIAAAGGMIGIGFWSDVVCGRTPDDVAQAIVAAIALVGDDHVSLGSDWDGSVDTPFDAAHLAALTQALMDRGLSEDRIAKVMGGNMMAYLMETLPEG; encoded by the coding sequence ATGATCAAGAAGCTGCTGCTGGGAGTGGCCCTGGTCCTGGGCCTGGCGGTCACCGCCTTCCTGCTGCTGGCGCCGGCTGCGGTCGAACGGGGCCTGAACCCCGTCACCATGCCCGGCGAGGGCTGGCCCGTCAGCGCCGAGGCCCAGGCCCTGCATGACCGGCTGGTCATCGGCGACTGGCATTCCGACGCGCTGCTGTGGAACCGCAACCTGCTGAACCGGGCGCGTCAGGGCCATACCGACATCCCCCGCCTGCAGGAGGGGAACATGGCGCTGCAGGTCTTCACGACGGTGACCCGCAGCCCGCGTGGCCAGAATTACGACCATAACGACACCGAGGCGGGCGACAACATCACGCCCCTGTTCATCGCCCAGCTGCGGCCGGTCCGGGCGTGGTTCTCGCTGCGCGAACGGGCGCTGGTCCAGGCCGAGGCGCTGCACCGCGCCGCGCGGCGCGACCCGGACCGCCTGCGCGTGATCCAGACCCGCGACGACCTGGCCCGCCTGCTGGAGGACCGTGCGGCGGGCGCGACCGTCATGGGCGGCCTCTTGGGATCCGAAGGCGGCCACCCGCTGGAGGGGGATCTGGCCAATCTGGACGTGCTGCATGCGGCGGGCTTTCGCCTGATGGGGCTGACCCATTTCTTCGATAACGAGCTGGGCGGCAGCCTGCATGGCGAGGGCGGCAGCGGTGCGGGCCTGTCGGATTTCGGCCGCCAGGTGGTCGATGCGATGATGGATCGGGGGATGGTCATCGACGTGACCCATGCCTCGCCCCAGATGGTGCGCGACGTGCTGCAGATCCCCGGCACGCGGCCGGTCCTGTCCCATACCGGCATCCACGGCCATTGCCCCAGCCCCCGCAACCTGCCCGACGATCTGGTCCGCGACATCGCGGCGGCGGGCGGGATGATCGGCATCGGCTTCTGGTCCGACGTGGTCTGCGGCCGGACGCCCGACGACGTGGCCCAGGCCATCGTCGCGGCCATCGCGCTGGTGGGGGATGATCACGTCTCGCTCGGGTCGGATTGGGACGGGTCGGTGGACACGCCCTTCGACGCGGCGCATCTGGCGGCGCTGACCCAGGCCCTGATGGATCGCGGCCTGTCCGAGGACCGCATCGCCAAGGTCATGGGCGGCAACATGATGGCCTATCTGATGGAAACCTTGCCCGAGGGGTGA
- the rbsD gene encoding D-ribose pyranase, with protein MKRGALLHAETSGLVAGLGHGDLLVIGDAGLPVPPGVRVIDLAVTRGVPGIFDVLDAVLSEMVVESALLAQEADPALTARFRDRAIGSATILTHEDFKLRSRFARAILRTGECTPYANIGLIAGVAF; from the coding sequence ATGAAACGAGGCGCGCTGCTGCATGCCGAGACCTCCGGTCTGGTGGCCGGGCTGGGCCATGGCGATCTGCTGGTGATCGGGGATGCGGGCCTGCCGGTGCCGCCCGGCGTGCGGGTGATCGACCTGGCCGTGACGCGCGGCGTGCCGGGGATCTTCGACGTCCTGGATGCCGTCCTGTCCGAGATGGTTGTCGAATCCGCCCTGTTGGCGCAGGAGGCCGACCCCGCCCTGACCGCCCGGTTCCGCGACCGCGCCATCGGCTCCGCCACCATCCTGACGCATGAGGACTTCAAGCTCCGCAGCCGTTTCGCGCGGGCGATCCTGCGGACCGGGGAATGCACGCCCTATGCCAATATCGGGCTGATCGCCGGGGTCGCATTTTAG
- a CDS encoding entericidin A/B family lipoprotein, producing the protein MQKKFLGLSAVLAVMTLTACETVQGAGRDIQTAGQVVQTESRQVQAGM; encoded by the coding sequence ATGCAGAAGAAGTTCCTTGGCCTGAGCGCCGTTCTGGCCGTGATGACGCTGACCGCCTGCGAGACCGTCCAAGGCGCCGGCCGTGACATCCAGACCGCCGGTCAGGTCGTCCAGACCGAAAGCCGCCAGGTCCAGGCCGGCATGTAA
- a CDS encoding DUF6525 family protein, whose amino-acid sequence MTPAPQSAPQSLRAANLGRTALPRRSRKVDPMQTYDRLPPALRHWLAHAARPWSPASCLAIWRRSRARGCSPDKVIARLARAEAQALRRDAL is encoded by the coding sequence ATGACCCCTGCGCCCCAATCTGCGCCCCAATCCCTGCGCGCCGCCAATCTGGGCCGGACGGCCCTGCCCCGCCGCAGCCGCAAAGTCGATCCGATGCAGACCTATGACCGCCTGCCCCCGGCGCTGCGCCATTGGCTGGCCCACGCGGCGCGGCCTTGGTCGCCCGCATCCTGCCTGGCGATCTGGCGCCGGTCGCGGGCGCGCGGCTGTTCGCCCGACAAGGTCATCGCCCGCCTGGCCCGGGCCGAGGCGCAGGCCCTGCGCCGCGACGCCCTCTAG
- a CDS encoding TetR/AcrR family transcriptional regulator — protein sequence MPPQQPNRPATRDRLLAAAETLARRLGPGQLSLEAVAAEAGVSKGGLLYHFPTKEKLLEALVASHLDSYDAALQAAGAEGPDQLLRAYLTQFRDDRCAGVPPSSGLLAALAQNPQLLDRVGPCERDFLQRIRGNSSDPDFATAAFLVIHGLRAMTLLGTEVLTEPEVDEIQAWLLRELQERRRS from the coding sequence GTGCCCCCGCAGCAGCCCAACCGCCCCGCCACCCGCGACCGCCTGCTGGCGGCGGCCGAGACCTTGGCACGGCGGCTTGGCCCCGGGCAGCTGTCGCTGGAGGCGGTAGCCGCCGAGGCGGGCGTGTCCAAGGGCGGGCTGCTCTATCATTTCCCGACGAAGGAAAAGCTGTTGGAGGCCTTGGTGGCCAGCCATCTGGACAGCTATGATGCGGCGCTGCAGGCGGCGGGGGCCGAAGGGCCGGATCAGCTGCTGCGCGCCTATCTGACCCAGTTCCGCGACGACCGCTGCGCGGGCGTGCCGCCCTCGTCGGGGCTGCTGGCGGCGCTGGCCCAGAACCCCCAGCTGCTGGACCGCGTCGGCCCCTGCGAGCGCGATTTCCTGCAGCGCATCCGCGGCAATTCCAGCGATCCCGATTTCGCGACGGCGGCCTTTCTGGTCATCCACGGGCTGCGCGCGATGACGCTGCTGGGCACCGAGGTGCTGACCGAACCCGAGGTGGACGAGATCCAGGCCTGGCTGCTGCGTGAATTGCAGGAACGGCGGCGGAGCTAG
- a CDS encoding efflux RND transporter periplasmic adaptor subunit gives MIKRFVIAVLLLAVIGGGLVGFNLFRDRMIGEFLANQPEQSYPVETALAEAVSWEPALQAIGTVFAAQGVDLTVETAGIVRSIAFAANDEVEAGQLLVQLDDEVQQADLAAARSQLSLERTTLTREEELETRGVATSARLDQARAGFDAAEAQLARAEAVIGQRRLVAPFAGTIGLPRVDPGAFVATGTTIATLQDLDNMRVDFSLPEQDLPRLAIGQAIAMRIDGDDRDFAGRITGIDPQVDAASRMVAIRGTVDNPDRALTPGQFARIRITLPAEDGVIALPQTAVISSLYGDFAYVVRPREDDADVLEARQVFVTPGRRNGTLIEIRDGLDPGDRVVVAGQNRLSNRSRVTLAEGTE, from the coding sequence ATGATCAAGCGTTTCGTGATTGCCGTTCTGCTGCTAGCCGTGATCGGCGGGGGGCTGGTGGGGTTCAACCTGTTCCGCGACCGCATGATCGGGGAATTCCTGGCCAATCAGCCCGAACAATCCTATCCGGTGGAAACCGCCTTGGCCGAGGCCGTCAGCTGGGAACCCGCCCTGCAGGCCATCGGCACGGTCTTTGCCGCCCAAGGCGTCGATCTGACGGTCGAGACGGCAGGCATCGTGCGCAGCATCGCATTCGCCGCCAATGACGAGGTCGAGGCGGGCCAGCTGCTGGTCCAGCTGGATGACGAGGTCCAGCAGGCCGACCTGGCCGCCGCCCGCAGCCAGCTGTCCCTGGAACGCACTACCCTGACCCGCGAGGAGGAGCTGGAGACCCGCGGCGTCGCCACCTCGGCCCGGCTGGACCAGGCCCGCGCGGGGTTCGACGCGGCCGAGGCGCAGCTGGCCCGCGCCGAGGCCGTGATCGGCCAGCGCCGCTTGGTCGCGCCCTTTGCCGGCACGATCGGCCTGCCCCGCGTCGATCCGGGCGCCTTCGTGGCGACCGGCACCACCATCGCCACGCTGCAGGATCTGGACAATATGCGCGTCGATTTCAGCCTGCCCGAACAGGACCTGCCCCGGCTGGCCATCGGCCAGGCGATCGCCATGCGCATCGACGGCGACGACCGCGATTTCGCGGGCCGGATCACCGGCATCGACCCGCAGGTGGACGCCGCCTCGCGCATGGTGGCGATCCGCGGCACGGTGGACAATCCCGACCGCGCCCTGACGCCGGGCCAGTTCGCCCGCATCCGCATCACCCTGCCCGCCGAGGACGGCGTGATCGCCCTGCCCCAGACCGCCGTCATCAGCAGCCTCTACGGTGATTTCGCCTATGTCGTCCGCCCGCGCGAGGATGACGCGGATGTGCTGGAGGCGCGGCAGGTCTTCGTCACCCCCGGCCGCCGCAACGGAACCCTGATCGAGATCCGCGACGGGCTGGACCCCGGCGACCGCGTGGTCGTGGCGGGTCAGAACCGGCTGTCGAACCGCAGCCGCGTCACCTTGGCCGAGGGCACGGAATGA